A stretch of DNA from Kitasatospora kifunensis:
CTTCAGATAGCCGGGAGTGATGCCCTCCTGGAGGTTCTTGGCGTGCCACAGCGGGTTCGAACCGGCCCCCAGGACCTTCTTGGTCTCCTTGTCGACGTCGTGCCACACGTTGTCGATGCCGACGGCGCCCATCCCGCACTCCTGGGCTCCGCTGGGCGCCCCGCGCCCGCCGGTGCCCTTGGGGCAGGCCGTCTGGTCGGGCATCTGGGCGGTGCCCCACAGGCCGTCGGTGCCGCCCTGGACGTCCTTCCAGCCGCGGGTGTAGTAGGGGATGCCGAGGTTGATGCGTCCGGGCGGGAGCATGCCCCGGTAGTAGTGGTACGCCCAGTCGGTGTTGAAGTAGCCGATCTTCTTGTACTCGGGGTTCTTGGCCGCGTCGTACATCCCCGCCGCGGCGAGCTCGTTGTCCCGGCCGTCGTCGTACAGCGGGGCCTGGGGGCCGACGTACTTGTTCCAGGAGCCGTGCAGGTCATAGGTCATGACGTTGACGAAGTCCTGGTACTGCAGCGCCTGTCCGGCGTCCAGACCGCGGGTGAGGTAGCCGGAGGAGGAGCCGGCGGAGGTGAGCTGGTAGTAGCGGCCCCTGTCGGCCCCCGCCTTGTCCAGCTTCTCCCGCAGCGTCTTCATCAGCGCCGCGTAGCCCTTCTGCAGGCCGGCCCGGCGCGGGTTGGACTCCTTCTCCCAGTCTTCCGGGTTGCCCGTGGAGGGCAGCGCGGTCGGGTACTCGTAGTCGATGTCGACGCCGTTGAAGTCGTACTTCGCGAGGAAGTCGACCACGGAGCCCGCGAACGCGTCGATGCCCTCCTGGTTCACCTTCCCGTCGGTGGTCGTGGTCATCGCGTAGAAGCCCTTCGTGTCCGCCCAGCCTCCGACGGAGATGAGGGTCTTCACGGCCGGGTGCTGCTTCTTGTACGTGTTCAGCAGGTTGAAGTGGCCCTTGTACGGCAGGGAGGGGTCCATGGCGTTCTTGTCACCGGGCCACGTCATGCCCGTGGCCGGGTTCTTCGGGTCGTTATCGTCCCCGATGCTGATCCGGTTGCCCACAATCGAGGCGAACGCGTAGTTGATGTGCGTCACCTTCGTCCACGGGATGTTCGACACCAGGTACTTCGGGTCGCCGTCGGTTCCGGCGCGCCATCCCGTGAAGTAGCCGATCACGCGACGGGTGCGGTTGTTGCCGACCCACTCGCGACCGGTGTTGTCGTAGACCTGGCAGTACGGGGTGTTCACGCCCTGTGTGGGGGTCATGCCCTCGGGCCGGCAGTCCCCCGACGTCGCGGGTTTCGACCCACGGTCATCGGTCGCGCTGTCGAACGGATCGCCCGCATCCCCACCGGCGGTCACCTGGCCGTCGGCGTTCGCCAGCGTCCACTTCTGGGCGGCGCTGTTGTTGCAGCCCCACAGCTCCAACGTCCTGCTCGTGTCGTTGTTCGGCACGCTCAGGCACAGGTTGGTCTTGGGATTGAGGAGCTCTCCCCGGCCGTTCAGCAGCCACTCCTGTGCGCTGGAGTTGTTGCACTCCCAGATCTGGACCCGGCGGCCCTGCTCGATGGTGGCGTCGCTGCCGTGGTAGACGTCCAGGCACTTGTTGTTGTAACCCTGGACCTGCATCGACGGGGTGAGGTTCCACTGGTGCTGCTTGGAGCAGTTCACCAGCCGTGTCGGCTCCTCGTACCCGGTGGGGTTGTTGACCCCCAGGCACAGGTCACTCAGGCCCTTCAGCACACCGGAGCGCGCCTGGGGCGGTGTGCGGTCCTCCCCGGTGACTCCGGGGACCTTCCACCGCTGGCCGCTCTTCCCGGCGTCGCAGGCATCGAGGGTGAGAGTGGAATCACTGTTGCCGGCGGTCAGGCACCGCTCGGCATTGCGGATCGTGACCCAGCCGTCCCCGGCGTCCACGGCCGACCACAGCTGATCCTTGTCGTGGATGTCGGCCTGGACCAGCTGTGCCTCGTGCACGCCGTCGCCGCCCTGCTTGTGGCCCAGTGCCCGGTTGCCGTCCAGCTTGCTGGTGATCTGGTAGCCGCCTGGGGTGATGTGCACGATCCAGGTCTGGGCGTCGTGGTCCTTGCGGCCCAGCGCCTTCACGCGGGTCCCCACCGAGGTACTGGCCAGGTCGACGTCGGCGGCGAGGCCGTCCTTGGCGGAGTCAAGGTGACCCGTGCGCGAGGCGAGGTCAACAGGTGGGACGTCCGTCTCCAGGGTGTTGGGGGCAAGGCCGAGGAACCACCGCTGGTTGTTCGCGAAGTTCTTCTTGTCCGTGTCGCAGTCCTCCCAGGTCGCCCAGTGGGCCTTGCGGAACACACCGGTGTTCTGCCCCAGACACTTGCCGTAGGAATTGGCGAAGGCGACGGAGCCGTCGGCCTTGCCGGAATCGACGATGCGGACCGACATGCCGAAATCACCGCGAAGGGTGGCCCATCCGTCCAGGTCCGCGCTCAGCATGGTCTTGGTGGGCGGGTTGAGGAGCTGCCACCCGCCGGCGATGTCGGGATCGCTCTGCAGGACCCAGCGCGTCAGGCCCGCGGAACGGTCTATTTTGTTCCACGTGATGGCCCACTGCGGGTCGTCGGGGAACACTCCGAGGTATTCTCCGTTGCCCGCGTTCCGGAGCACATAGCTGCTCTTCGAAACGCCGCTGTCCGGCGTTGGACTGGAATCGCATGCTGCTTGGTATACAGGCGTCGATCCTGCCGCGTTGAGGAAGTCCCTCAGGCATGAGGCCATCTTCTGGATACCGAAGTAGTTCGGGTGCGCGGCCTCCTGGCTGTTGCCCTGGGCGTTGGGACGGCCCGCCCCGAAGACATCGCGTGGTGTATCAGGAAGGTACGGGACCCAGCGGATCCATTCGGCGTTCTCCCCGGAGAGCCGCGATGACCCGGAGGCGTTCGCGCTGGTTGCCTGCTGCGCGTTCTTCGAGCACAGCTCGTGTCCTGCGAACGCGTACTTCAGATCGAGGAACGATGCTCCAGTGGCAGCCGCCGCGTCGCGCTGCATCGCGCTGATCGCGGGCACGATCGTGTTGTGCGCCCAGTCGGTGTCCTTGTCGTAGAACGGGCATCCGCCTTCGGAGTAGCGCGTGTACGTCTCCGGATACCGCATGTCCACGGCGCCCGGAAGAGGGTTCACGTACGACTGGAGGACGATACGGTACCTGCCCTCACCGGACGTCTGGTCCAGCAGTTCCTTGATCGCCGCCAGCGTTGCAGTGACCCGCTGGCGAACATCGTCCATGTTGGTGCCGAAGGCTTTACCGTCGGACGTCTTGCAGTACTGGAACCAGTTCAACGCGCCGGACGACAGGAAGGACTTGGCGCAGTTCGTCATGATGTCGGAGAACTGGAGATCGTTGCCGCCGATGGATACGACAACCGTCCCGACGTCGTTGAACGCCGCGATCTCCTCCAGGTCCTCGAGTTGCGGATTCTGGCCCTTGAAGGATTCCGACAGGATCGACCCGGTGGTGGCGCCGGAGCAGGCAATGTTGAACCGGAGATTCTTGGGCGACCCGGGGATGTCCGCCTGGTTGATCAGAGCGTCCGTGGAACGGTGGCACGCGTCCGTGTCGTCGCCGAGGTCCTTCTTGCCGGTGTCGCCGTAGACGGCCGAGAGGTCGTGGTCACAGGTACTCTCGTCGCCGTTGCAGTTCCTCGCGGCCCGGTCGGTGCCCCAAGCGGAGCCCTTGTTACTGGTGTTGGCGTTACCCGCCCACCGGCCGGCCTCGCCGGATATGTAGCTGTCGCCCATCTGGACCGCAGCCCGACACGAGCCCTGCCCGGGCACGGCACGAGAATCGACCCCACCCGCTCTCGGCGCCGGGAGCGGGCAGGAGGCGGGCCTGTCCGCGACGTCTGGGTCGATCGTCGTCGCCGGGTCGTGGAAGACGACCATCGCGTGGTCCGAACCGAGTGGGGCACGGGTGTTCATGCGGGTGGCCTTGTAGCCTGCGGGATCACCGCTGGCAGCCATCCAGTCAAGCTCGCGGTTCTTCCTGGTCTCTTTATCGGTCTTGATGATCGTCACTCCGGCAGGAATGACAAGGCGGCCATTTTCGCTTCCAAAGCTTCCGTCACTGGGGGGACAATTGAAGTCACCCATAGCCGCCCAGTTTGGCCGCGACTTATCGGTATTGTATTTCTTCAGCGTGGCGAGAATGCCGTTAGTGTTGTTCCTGTTGCAGTTCTCTCCATTGGTCGCATGAACGCTGTAGTACCAGGTTCCGTTGCGCTTGACACCGACCAGCGGAAACGGATATCCGGGCTTTTCGAGCACGACACTGTTCAGGGGAGGTTCCACCAGGTCAATGTCGCCGTCGGCTATGGACGCGTCGCTGATGAATCCGACACCCCGCCATCGCGTGTTTCCCCCCTTGGCGTTCAGAGATGATACCCGGTAGAAGTAGTACGCCTTTCCGCCATAGACCGCTTCGGACCGGTTCATTATCCTTTCATTTCCGTCGGCACCCCAGGTCAGATCGGCTCCCGCCTTACCGGGGAGGCTGAATTTTTCAATATCGGGGATTGGCTTGCCCTTGTCGTCTTTATCGACGGGCCTGTCCAGCATCTCTTGGAGAGCGAGAAGATTGATTCCCTTCTCGGCCATGAGACGAGGCGAGTCATCAATGAATCGATCCTTAGAATACTGAAGATTCCAGGTCGCTACCCGCGTACCACTGACAGACGCTGCGGCACGAGGTGCGAAGGCGAATGTGTAGGACACGAGACCGGCCAGCATGGCGAACGCCAGGACAGCCGACATTTTCTGGTTCCAGCGTTCACGTACTGGACTTATCGGCGGATGCAGAAGCGCATCCGAGGTGCGTTTTCTCATAACTCATCAAAGAATATTGGGGATATGGATAGCCACCCGGACCGTGGTCTAGCAGCGTCAGTACTGCGTCAAGATTGGGTCAATGACTACTCAACGCCTGGCCATGGATGGCTGGTTGAACTCTAGACAATGTGGTCTGGACCAGGTGTCCATCGAAGGGTTGAAATGTCCCACTTAGTGATAGTTGATGCGAAGCTGTGACCCACATGAGTCGAGTCCCTACGCTCGATCAGTCCGACATCTCCGGCAAACCAGACACTGGCGGGCCGACCGCCAGCCCGCTCCGGACGGACCCCCGATGCCCGGAGTTGACGAATCGCCACAAAACGTGCGTCAGGTCGCGGACCTGCGGTGTAGCGGTAATAAGTCTTGGGCGCAGCTCCTTTGCAGGGACTGGTTGAGCTGGAGAGTTATGGGCTTGGCTGCGGTGGCCGGTCGGCTTCTCCTGCCGCTTCGGTAAAGGCGAGGTGGCAGCGATGGGCTCGTTGGTCAAGGGGCTTGAACGGCAGGAGTGAGCGGCCCGTTCACGACTGGAGGAGCTTCGGCGGCGGATCGAGCAGGTGGCCGAGCAGATGGTGGCCGTAAGAGCAGCTGTCGCGGCTGCGGATCACGCGGGCGGTCGGGCTGACTCGCTGCTCGAAGTCGGCTCGCCAGAGAGTGAAACGGCTGTCGGCGGTTGCTCCGACCGGTGGGGCAGCGTCAGGCCCGACGGCTGCGAGATGCCACTGAGCCACGAAGCTGCGCCTGCCCGGACTGCGGCCGAAAGAATCCAAGGTAGTCTCCGCTCTCCTGCTCAGCGGGTTCCGATGCCAAGTCCGGCCGCAGCCCGAACGCCCTGCTACGGCGCGGGTGGGAGATCGGCCACTCGGCTGCCTCGTCCACGGTGCGCAAGGTGCGGACGGCCTTGTCCGGGTCGGGATGGCTCGTCCATCCGCAGTCGTAGCCGTCGAACACCTCGACGAGCTGGATGCCGTGTTTACGGGCTACCGCGAGGGTGCCCGCGTTGTAGGCGACGGCCGTGCGGGCCAGAGTCGCGGCTTCGGCCCAGGCCCGCACCGGCATGCGAGCCCCGTTGCGGTAGACGACCCGGTCGAGGGGGTGGGCGGCGGCGAGTTGGTCAGCGAGGGTTTTCGCTGATTGGAGGGCGGTGCGGCCGGTGAGGTGGGTGGGGATGTGCTGGCGGGCGGCGGCGCGCACTGCCCCGTAGAACGCACCGGCTTGGCGGACGGCCTCTTGGGAGTGGCGCAGTAGGTCGGCGTAGGTGTCGATGGTGAGGTCGCGCAGAGCATGCTGGCGACTGGAGGTCCAGGTGAAGGGCCGGCCGAGGGTGGCAGCGGCCGTGGTTGGCACCCTGCTCGTACAGGGCGGGGACCTGCTGGTCGGCGAGGTCGCGCACGGCACTGTCCGCGGCCCGATGGAAGTCCTGGATGGCGTGGGTGAACTTGGCGAGGGCGTAGGCGAGTTCCATCCGGCGGCGGGCGGCGAGGGCGGTGAGGACGGCGGTCTGCGCGGCGGCACCCTTGGTCCAGATTTGGACCGGGTCGTCCTGCGCGCCACGGGTGAGGATGATGCCGGGGGCGTCCTCCTTCACGATCTCGGGGTTGGTGCCCCGGGAGAGGGCCAGGGCCTCAGCGATGACGCCGTACTGGGTCTGGCCCCACCGCTCACGGTTGGGCGGCAGCATGATCCACCGGTCGTCGGGCAGGACCTTGGTGGCGACATCGTCTACGTTGACCTGGCCCTTGTAGATCGTGACGGGCGGCAGGCCGTAGTTGGCGCGCACCGTGTTGACCTGAGCAGGGTTCAGCGACTGGTCGGGGGGTTCGACGGGTTGACGCTGCCGAAGTACGCAGCCCGGTAGGCATTGTTGCTCGCCAGGTACGACAGAGCGCGGCGGGAGCTAAGGACCATCTCCGGCTCCGGTGCGCCCAGACCATCGAGGTACTGAATCCAGCTCAGCTCGTCGCGGATAGGGTCCGAGGTGGGGTCGGACCACGGCTTGGCGGCGGTCGGCATGTTGCCGGCCGGGACGCCGAAGTCGATCTCGATGGTCAGCCCGTTCTCCGCGTTGAGGGTGAACTTGCCGTCCACCAAGACGTCACCGGCAGCGAGTTCGAGGTGGGAACGGATCGCCTCGATGTGCCGCTCGGCATCGTCGTACAGCAGCTCCAGCAGCCGGTCCTGGTCAGCACCGTGGGACTGCTCCAGGAGGATCTGCTGCTGTTCACCGCCGATGAGCTTCTGGCCCAGCGGCGGCAGCATGCCTTCCTTCGTGGTCTCCCACGCGGTGCGGTCCGCGAACGGCACCGAGCTGTCGTAGGCCCGGTACTTGGCGGTGTCGACCCGCCTGCCGTTCTGCTTGATCCGCCACTTCACGTCGTTGGTGACCAAGGCCGGGAACACAGTGCTGGTCAGCAGGAAGTCCGCCGGGGAGGGAACGGAGCGAGCGAACGTGGTCAGGTCGTTCACGGACACGCCCTTGATGAAGTCCTGAATGGTCATCGCTCAGGCTCCTGTCACACGAACCGGATCAGCGCGCCGCCTGCGGGCGTCAGCGTGATCTTGGTGCTGTAGATGCCGCCGGGGATCTTGGAGGCGCGGGCAACGCCGTGCCATATCAGGGCGCACGGGATCTTCGGCTGGCCTGGGGCGAACAGGGTTTCGTCGAAGACCAGTCCGACGACGACCTG
This window harbors:
- a CDS encoding glycosyl hydrolase family 18 protein; this translates as MRKRTSDALLHPPISPVRERWNQKMSAVLAFAMLAGLVSYTFAFAPRAAASVSGTRVATWNLQYSKDRFIDDSPRLMAEKGINLLALQEMLDRPVDKDDKGKPIPDIEKFSLPGKAGADLTWGADGNERIMNRSEAVYGGKAYYFYRVSSLNAKGGNTRWRGVGFISDASIADGDIDLVEPPLNSVVLEKPGYPFPLVGVKRNGTWYYSVHATNGENCNRNNTNGILATLKKYNTDKSRPNWAAMGDFNCPPSDGSFGSENGRLVIPAGVTIIKTDKETRKNRELDWMAASGDPAGYKATRMNTRAPLGSDHAMVVFHDPATTIDPDVADRPASCPLPAPRAGGVDSRAVPGQGSCRAAVQMGDSYISGEAGRWAGNANTSNKGSAWGTDRAARNCNGDESTCDHDLSAVYGDTGKKDLGDDTDACHRSTDALINQADIPGSPKNLRFNIACSGATTGSILSESFKGQNPQLEDLEEIAAFNDVGTVVVSIGGNDLQFSDIMTNCAKSFLSSGALNWFQYCKTSDGKAFGTNMDDVRQRVTATLAAIKELLDQTSGEGRYRIVLQSYVNPLPGAVDMRYPETYTRYSEGGCPFYDKDTDWAHNTIVPAISAMQRDAAAATGASFLDLKYAFAGHELCSKNAQQATSANASGSSRLSGENAEWIRWVPYLPDTPRDVFGAGRPNAQGNSQEAAHPNYFGIQKMASCLRDFLNAAGSTPVYQAACDSSPTPDSGVSKSSYVLRNAGNGEYLGVFPDDPQWAITWNKIDRSAGLTRWVLQSDPDIAGGWQLLNPPTKTMLSADLDGWATLRGDFGMSVRIVDSGKADGSVAFANSYGKCLGQNTGVFRKAHWATWEDCDTDKKNFANNQRWFLGLAPNTLETDVPPVDLASRTGHLDSAKDGLAADVDLASTSVGTRVKALGRKDHDAQTWIVHITPGGYQITSKLDGNRALGHKQGGDGVHEAQLVQADIHDKDQLWSAVDAGDGWVTIRNAERCLTAGNSDSTLTLDACDAGKSGQRWKVPGVTGEDRTPPQARSGVLKGLSDLCLGVNNPTGYEEPTRLVNCSKQHQWNLTPSMQVQGYNNKCLDVYHGSDATIEQGRRVQIWECNNSSAQEWLLNGRGELLNPKTNLCLSVPNNDTSRTLELWGCNNSAAQKWTLANADGQVTAGGDAGDPFDSATDDRGSKPATSGDCRPEGMTPTQGVNTPYCQVYDNTGREWVGNNRTRRVIGYFTGWRAGTDGDPKYLVSNIPWTKVTHINYAFASIVGNRISIGDDNDPKNPATGMTWPGDKNAMDPSLPYKGHFNLLNTYKKQHPAVKTLISVGGWADTKGFYAMTTTTDGKVNQEGIDAFAGSVVDFLAKYDFNGVDIDYEYPTALPSTGNPEDWEKESNPRRAGLQKGYAALMKTLREKLDKAGADRGRYYQLTSAGSSSGYLTRGLDAGQALQYQDFVNVMTYDLHGSWNKYVGPQAPLYDDGRDNELAAAGMYDAAKNPEYKKIGYFNTDWAYHYYRGMLPPGRINLGIPYYTRGWKDVQGGTDGLWGTAQMPDQTACPKGTGGRGAPSGAQECGMGAVGIDNVWHDVDKETKKVLGAGSNPLWHAKNLQEGITPGYLKSYGVDPASDEGRLTGRYEEKYSDQLQSPWLWNDAKKVFISTENEKSIDAKAKYIADKGIGGAMMWELAGDYTKRGNGEWGMGYDLTTRLDNALRGAGASTPQKAGGKDMPRQVLDVTAELVDFPTDLKDMWPLQPKLRITNNSKVDLVQGTEIAFDIPTSTSPLMKDGSWTKSVGTIKSGHDKDDNVGGLQGDFHRVTLKLGYCEGVPAGKSKDIDVKYYLPITGPSNITFKIGDKTFGSTGEQRRDVQVVDPPAPAGDSVCQAARWEPHAYNPNPSFAFWQTGDKWIIEDRNSGNVLDHPGSWTDAHLVEKQDNDNQKWTVKEEGAGWYHIISSTSGHDQCLGATTAHATLTVRNCDGKVDQWWSLVPLSTEKETENRPLIGQSVQGGPKQGTGYALGSFADTGSDWWKQQAYLAAPKDSSTSPGTKIIAGDTEGAWASTVSWNGYYWRTKWSNRGSDEPGKSEAWQKLSPTP
- a CDS encoding major capsid protein, with the protein product MTIQDFIKGVSVNDLTTFARSVPSPADFLLTSTVFPALVTNDVKWRIKQNGRRVDTAKYRAYDSSVPFADRTAWETTKEGMLPPLGQKLIGGEQQQILLEQSHGADQDRLLELLYDDAERHIEAIRSHLELAAGDVLVDGKFTLNAENGLTIEIDFGVPAGNMPTAAKPWSDPTSDPIRDELSWIQYLDGLGAPEPEMVLSSRRALSYLASNNAYRAAYFGSVNPSNPPTSR